One genomic window of Acidovorax radicis includes the following:
- a CDS encoding DUF6352 family protein gives MTQHPNDFWTRSGYSGLQRNDRGWSVPTEAYVRSLLARPELALVPESCAAEVALHESLLSTPLKPVPTVELAAVQDEDARENYAVFLRFRDGLMAAGTLEAYYLQLMRSGAVNVPAVFIDAVVQALLRNLLDDCNDALEARAAEMLFRPQRITVQEGQMLAGDRATLDMLNETAGLGEVGRLLLQSGALQPAIDMQVLTADNAALYWAQSERHHFLLDLTHELTQDLSHGLTLKLTRARSGLKALARVLERWVLHMLGVQVQIEPVHQINDSAWRWHVGLDVESTAILNDLYQDTPVEAERMLRLVSLFTLTFANPSEMRADVAGKPVYLGLATNAEGVVRIKPQNLLLNLPLASAS, from the coding sequence GTGACCCAACACCCCAACGATTTTTGGACCCGCAGTGGCTATTCTGGTTTGCAGCGCAATGACCGCGGCTGGTCGGTGCCTACAGAGGCATATGTCCGCAGCCTGCTTGCACGGCCTGAGTTGGCCCTGGTGCCCGAGTCTTGCGCGGCCGAAGTGGCCCTGCATGAAAGCCTGTTGTCCACGCCGCTCAAGCCTGTGCCCACGGTCGAGCTGGCTGCCGTGCAGGACGAAGATGCGCGCGAGAACTACGCTGTGTTCCTGCGCTTTCGCGATGGCTTGATGGCGGCGGGCACGCTGGAGGCGTATTACCTGCAACTCATGCGCAGCGGGGCGGTGAACGTGCCTGCCGTGTTCATCGACGCCGTGGTGCAGGCTCTGCTGCGCAACCTGCTGGATGACTGCAACGACGCCCTCGAAGCCCGCGCTGCCGAGATGTTGTTTCGCCCGCAACGCATCACCGTGCAAGAGGGGCAGATGCTGGCAGGCGATCGGGCAACCTTGGACATGCTCAATGAGACCGCGGGTTTGGGCGAGGTGGGGCGCCTGCTGCTGCAAAGCGGAGCATTGCAGCCCGCCATCGACATGCAGGTGCTTACGGCTGACAACGCGGCGTTGTATTGGGCGCAGAGCGAGCGTCACCACTTTTTGCTGGACCTGACCCATGAGCTGACGCAGGACTTGAGCCACGGCCTCACCCTCAAGCTGACCCGCGCCCGCTCGGGCTTGAAGGCCCTGGCGCGCGTGCTGGAGCGCTGGGTGTTGCATATGCTGGGCGTGCAGGTGCAGATTGAGCCGGTGCACCAGATCAACGACAGCGCCTGGCGCTGGCATGTGGGGCTGGATGTGGAGTCCACCGCCATCCTGAACGACCTGTACCAGGACACCCCGGTGGAGGCGGAACGCATGCTGCGCTTGGTCAGCCTGTTCACGCTGACCTTTGCCAACCCCTCCGAGATGCGCGCCGATGTGGCGGGCAAGCCGGTGTACCTGGGGCTGGCGACCAACGCCGAGGGTGTGGTGCGCATCAAGCCCCAGAACCTGTTGCTCAATTTGCCACTGGCATCAGCGTCTTGA
- the putA gene encoding trifunctional transcriptional regulator/proline dehydrogenase/L-glutamate gamma-semialdehyde dehydrogenase, producing MTLPSALFADFAPRTPLSNPLRAAITAAYRRPEPEALAPLLAQARLPRDQAEAAEQLALRIAKALRERKASAGRAGIVQGLLQEFSLSSQEGVALMCLAEALLRIPDKATRDALIRDKISHGQWDAHLGKSPSLFVNAATWGLLITGKLVATHSEGSLGNSLSRLIGKGGEPLIRKGVDMAMRMMGEQFVTGETIDEALHNARTMEAEGFRYSYDMLGEAALTSEDAKHYYASYEQAIHAIGKASAGRGIYEGPGISIKLSALHPRYSRAQFGRVMDELYPLVLRLTALAKQYDIGLNIDAEETDRLELSLDLLEHLCHEPTLAGWNGIGFVIQAYQKRCPFVIDYVVDLARRSQRRLMVRLVKGAYWDSEIKRAQVDGLEDYPVYTRKVHTDISYIACARKLLAAPEAVYPQFATHNAETVATIYQLAGSNYYAGQYEFQCLHGMGEPLYEQVVGAITAGKLGRPCRIYAPVGTHETLLAYLVRRLLENGANTSFVNRIADETIALDELVKSPVQVVDQQTAVEGTAGLPHPRIATPQGLYGAHRSNSRGLDLSNENTLTELATTLQATASHDWAAAPLLAADVPAGPTQPVSNPANHNDVVGQVQEATTADVDQALAHAQAAAAPWAATPPAERAAALLRTADLLETRMQPLLGLLMREAGKSASNAVAEVREAVDFLRYYAAQVQSTFDNATHLPLGPVACISPWNFPLAIFMGQVAAALAAGNPVLAKPAEQTPLIAAEAVRLLWQAGVPRAAVQLLPGQGETVGARLIGDERVMGVMFTGSTEVARILQRAVAGRLDAAGRPIPLIAETGGQNAMIVDSSALAEQVVGDAVSSAFDSAGQRCSALRVLCVQDDAADRVVEMLQGAMGELRVGNPAALAVDVGPVIDAEAQAGITQHIETFKAKGHRVFQHPNHVSATGAQGTFVPPTLIELNHIGELQREVFGPVLHLVRYARNDLDQLLDQINATGYGLTQGVHTRIDETIARVVNRAHAGNVYVNRNMVGAVVGVQPFGGEGLSGTGPKAGGPLYLLRLLSHRPADALARTFAEADRATPPEDAVRERLLAPLATLQQWAQLQGNATLASTCQRFAQQTQSGTARTLPGPTGERNVYTLAPRARVLCLAQSVDDLLVQTAAVLASGGTALWPHAQANQRKPLPTLVQAQVMLQDNTLNDGTLELDAVLHHGDAPSLQAVCTALARRAGPIVGVMALQPGATDIPLERLLIERALSVNTAAAGGNASLMTMG from the coding sequence ATGACGCTGCCCTCCGCCCTGTTTGCAGACTTCGCGCCCCGCACGCCACTGAGTAACCCGCTGCGCGCCGCCATCACCGCTGCCTACCGCCGCCCCGAACCCGAAGCGCTGGCCCCACTGCTGGCCCAGGCACGCCTGCCACGGGACCAGGCCGAAGCAGCCGAGCAACTGGCCCTGCGCATCGCCAAGGCCCTGCGCGAACGCAAGGCCAGCGCCGGGCGCGCAGGCATCGTGCAAGGGCTGCTGCAGGAGTTTTCGCTGTCGTCGCAAGAAGGCGTGGCGCTGATGTGCCTGGCCGAGGCGCTGCTGCGCATCCCCGACAAGGCCACGCGCGATGCGCTCATCCGCGACAAGATCAGCCACGGCCAGTGGGATGCCCACCTGGGCAAAAGCCCTTCGCTTTTCGTCAACGCCGCCACCTGGGGCCTGCTCATCACCGGCAAGCTGGTGGCCACGCACAGCGAGGGCAGCCTGGGCAATTCGCTCAGCCGCCTGATCGGCAAGGGCGGCGAGCCCCTGATCCGCAAGGGCGTGGACATGGCCATGCGCATGATGGGCGAGCAGTTTGTGACCGGCGAGACCATTGACGAGGCCCTGCACAACGCCCGCACGATGGAGGCCGAGGGCTTTCGCTATTCGTACGACATGCTGGGCGAAGCGGCGCTGACCAGCGAAGACGCCAAGCACTACTACGCCTCGTACGAGCAGGCCATCCACGCGATTGGCAAGGCCTCTGCCGGGCGCGGCATCTACGAAGGGCCGGGTATCTCCATCAAGCTCTCGGCCCTGCACCCGCGCTACAGCCGCGCACAGTTTGGCCGTGTGATGGACGAGCTGTACCCGCTGGTGTTGCGCCTGACCGCGCTGGCCAAGCAGTACGACATTGGCCTGAACATCGACGCCGAAGAAACCGACCGCCTGGAGCTGTCGCTCGACCTGCTGGAGCACCTGTGCCACGAGCCCACGCTGGCAGGCTGGAACGGCATTGGCTTCGTCATCCAGGCCTACCAAAAGCGCTGCCCCTTCGTCATCGACTATGTGGTGGACCTGGCCCGCCGTAGCCAGCGCAGACTGATGGTGCGCCTGGTGAAGGGCGCGTACTGGGACAGCGAAATCAAGCGCGCCCAGGTCGATGGCCTGGAGGACTACCCCGTGTACACCCGCAAGGTGCACACCGACATTTCGTACATCGCCTGCGCGCGCAAACTGTTGGCCGCACCCGAGGCTGTCTACCCCCAGTTCGCCACCCACAACGCCGAAACGGTGGCCACCATTTACCAACTGGCGGGCAGCAACTACTACGCGGGGCAATACGAATTCCAGTGCCTGCACGGCATGGGAGAGCCGCTGTATGAGCAGGTGGTTGGCGCCATCACCGCCGGTAAATTGGGACGCCCGTGCCGCATCTACGCCCCCGTGGGCACGCACGAAACCCTGCTGGCCTACCTGGTGCGCCGCCTGCTCGAAAACGGCGCCAACACCTCGTTTGTGAACCGCATTGCCGATGAAACGATTGCGCTGGACGAGCTGGTGAAGAGCCCCGTGCAAGTGGTGGACCAGCAAACTGCCGTGGAAGGCACTGCGGGCCTGCCCCACCCCCGCATTGCCACGCCGCAGGGCCTGTATGGCGCCCACCGCAGCAACTCCCGCGGGCTGGACCTGTCGAACGAAAACACGCTGACCGAGCTGGCTACCACGCTGCAAGCCACGGCAAGCCACGACTGGGCGGCAGCGCCCCTACTGGCCGCAGACGTGCCCGCAGGCCCCACCCAGCCCGTGAGCAACCCCGCCAACCACAACGACGTGGTGGGCCAGGTGCAAGAAGCCACCACCGCCGATGTGGACCAGGCCCTGGCCCACGCCCAGGCCGCCGCAGCACCTTGGGCTGCCACGCCACCCGCCGAACGCGCAGCGGCCCTGCTGCGCACCGCCGACCTGCTGGAAACCCGCATGCAGCCCCTGCTGGGCCTGCTGATGCGTGAAGCGGGCAAAAGCGCCAGCAACGCCGTTGCCGAGGTGCGCGAAGCCGTGGACTTCTTGCGCTACTACGCCGCCCAGGTGCAAAGCACCTTCGACAACGCCACCCACCTCCCGCTGGGCCCGGTGGCCTGCATCAGCCCCTGGAACTTCCCGCTCGCCATCTTCATGGGCCAGGTCGCTGCCGCATTGGCCGCAGGCAACCCCGTGCTGGCCAAGCCGGCAGAGCAAACCCCGCTGATCGCCGCCGAGGCCGTGCGCCTGCTGTGGCAGGCCGGTGTGCCCCGCGCGGCCGTGCAGCTGCTGCCCGGCCAGGGCGAAACCGTGGGCGCGCGTTTGATTGGAGATGAGCGCGTGATGGGCGTGATGTTCACCGGCTCCACCGAAGTGGCGCGCATCCTGCAGCGCGCCGTGGCGGGTCGGCTCGACGCCGCAGGCCGCCCCATTCCGCTGATTGCCGAAACCGGCGGGCAAAACGCGATGATCGTGGACTCGTCCGCCCTGGCCGAACAAGTGGTGGGCGATGCCGTGTCGTCCGCCTTTGACAGCGCAGGCCAGCGCTGCTCGGCCCTGCGCGTGTTGTGTGTGCAGGACGACGCTGCCGACCGCGTCGTCGAGATGCTACAAGGCGCCATGGGCGAGCTGCGCGTGGGCAACCCCGCCGCGCTCGCCGTGGACGTGGGCCCAGTGATTGACGCCGAAGCTCAGGCAGGCATCACCCAACACATCGAGACCTTCAAGGCCAAGGGCCACCGCGTGTTCCAGCACCCGAACCATGTTTCGGCTACCGGAGCCCAGGGCACCTTCGTTCCGCCCACATTGATCGAACTGAACCACATCGGAGAACTGCAGCGCGAAGTCTTCGGCCCCGTACTGCACCTGGTGCGCTACGCCCGCAACGACCTGGACCAGCTGCTCGACCAGATCAACGCCACCGGCTACGGCCTGACACAGGGCGTCCACACCCGCATCGACGAAACCATTGCCCGCGTGGTGAACCGTGCCCACGCAGGCAACGTCTACGTGAACCGCAACATGGTCGGTGCCGTGGTGGGCGTGCAGCCCTTTGGCGGCGAAGGCCTGTCGGGCACGGGGCCCAAGGCGGGCGGGCCGCTGTACCTGCTGCGCCTGCTGTCGCATCGCCCGGCCGATGCGCTGGCGCGCACCTTTGCAGAGGCTGACCGCGCCACGCCACCCGAGGATGCTGTGCGCGAGCGCCTGCTGGCGCCCCTGGCCACCCTGCAGCAATGGGCCCAGTTGCAAGGCAACGCAACCCTGGCCAGCACCTGCCAGCGTTTTGCCCAGCAAACCCAAAGCGGCACCGCCCGCACCCTGCCCGGCCCTACGGGCGAGCGCAACGTCTACACCCTGGCCCCCCGTGCCCGCGTGCTGTGCCTGGCGCAAAGTGTGGACGACCTGCTGGTGCAGACTGCAGCCGTGCTCGCCAGCGGTGGCACCGCTCTGTGGCCCCACGCCCAGGCTAACCAGCGCAAGCCATTGCCCACGCTGGTGCAAGCGCAGGTCATGCTGCAGGACAACACACTGAACGACGGCACCCTGGAGCTGGACGCCGTGCTGCACCACGGCGACGCCCCATCGCTACAGGCCGTGTGCACTGCCCTCGCCCGCCGCGCCGGGCCCATCGTGGGCGTGATGGCACTGCAACCCGGTGCCACGGACATCCCGCTGGAGCGCCTGCTGATCGAACGCGCGCTGAGCGTGAACACAGCAGCGGCTGGGGGCAATGCGAGCCTGATGACAATGGGATGA
- a CDS encoding Lrp/AsnC ligand binding domain-containing protein, producing the protein MPTEPDLDRIDRKILSILQEDGRIANLKLAEAVALSPTAVLARVQRLTRDGFILGYEARLNPLKLGAGMLVFVEVLLDRTTPNVFDQFKAAVQVHPEIMECHMVAGGFDYLLKTRSADMNAYRVFAGNVLWQLPGVRETRTYAVMEEVKHSNHLPLR; encoded by the coding sequence ATGCCAACAGAACCCGATCTGGACCGAATAGACCGCAAGATTCTGTCAATCCTGCAGGAAGACGGCCGCATTGCCAACCTCAAGCTGGCCGAGGCGGTGGCCTTGTCGCCCACGGCAGTGTTGGCGCGCGTGCAGCGCCTCACGCGGGATGGCTTCATCCTGGGCTACGAGGCGCGCCTGAACCCCCTGAAGCTGGGCGCGGGCATGCTGGTGTTTGTGGAGGTGCTGCTGGATCGCACCACGCCCAATGTGTTCGACCAGTTCAAGGCCGCCGTGCAGGTGCACCCCGAGATCATGGAATGCCACATGGTGGCGGGTGGGTTTGACTACCTGCTCAAAACCCGCTCGGCCGACATGAACGCCTACCGCGTGTTTGCGGGCAACGTGCTGTGGCAGTTGCCGGGTGTGCGCGAGACGCGCACCTATGCGGTGATGGAAGAGGTCAAGCACAGCAATCATCTGCCCTTGCGTTGA
- the rlmD gene encoding 23S rRNA (uracil(1939)-C(5))-methyltransferase RlmD yields MSEPKELSPSFEPGVQDASDFPEGWLQVQSMNLDAQGVARKPDGKVIFIEGALPFELVTANTHRKKNNWEQASLTAIHRESSQRVRPGCPHFGLHAGACGGCKMQHLHIGAQVAVKQRVLEDNLWHLGKVKAQTMLRPIEGPAWGYRYRARLSVRHVIKKGEVLIGFHERKSRYVADMQQCPVLPPHVDAMLMPLRALIAGMDARDTCPQIELACGDTVTALVLRHLEPLSADDIARLRAFAAEHQVQWWLQPKGPDTVKLLDEGGELLSYALPDFGITMPFKPTDFTQVNPHINRVLVSRALRLLDVQPHERVIDWFCGLGNFTLPLATQAREVLGIEGSETLVARSRENYALNQAVAPDHKALAATDFVARNLFEMTPEMLVADGSADKWLVDPPREGAFALAKALADIEQARIGAEGAGPLPEGAEGWTPPKRIVYVSCNPATLARDAGLLVHLAGYRCTAAGMVNMFPHTAHVESMAVFERE; encoded by the coding sequence ATGAGCGAACCGAAAGAACTATCCCCCTCGTTTGAACCCGGCGTACAGGACGCATCCGATTTCCCTGAGGGCTGGCTGCAAGTCCAGTCCATGAACCTTGACGCCCAGGGCGTGGCCCGCAAGCCCGACGGCAAGGTCATCTTCATCGAAGGTGCACTCCCTTTTGAGCTGGTCACCGCCAACACCCACCGCAAGAAAAACAACTGGGAGCAGGCCAGCCTGACGGCGATCCATCGCGAATCGTCACAGCGCGTGCGTCCCGGCTGCCCACATTTCGGCCTGCATGCCGGTGCCTGCGGCGGCTGCAAAATGCAGCATCTGCATATTGGTGCCCAGGTGGCCGTCAAGCAGCGCGTGCTGGAAGACAACCTCTGGCACCTGGGTAAGGTCAAGGCGCAGACCATGCTGCGGCCCATCGAAGGCCCCGCCTGGGGCTACCGCTACCGAGCCCGCCTGTCGGTGCGCCACGTGATCAAGAAGGGCGAGGTGCTGATCGGCTTTCATGAGCGCAAGAGCCGCTATGTGGCCGACATGCAGCAATGCCCTGTGCTCCCGCCCCATGTCGACGCCATGCTGATGCCGCTGCGCGCACTGATCGCCGGCATGGATGCCCGCGACACCTGCCCCCAGATCGAACTGGCCTGTGGCGACACGGTGACCGCGTTGGTGCTGCGCCACCTCGAGCCGCTGAGCGCTGACGACATTGCCCGGCTGCGTGCCTTCGCGGCTGAGCACCAGGTGCAGTGGTGGCTGCAGCCCAAGGGCCCAGACACGGTGAAGCTGCTGGACGAAGGTGGCGAGCTGCTGTCGTATGCGCTGCCGGACTTTGGTATCACCATGCCGTTCAAGCCCACCGACTTCACGCAGGTGAACCCGCACATCAACCGTGTGCTGGTGTCGCGCGCGCTGCGCCTGCTGGACGTGCAGCCACACGAGCGTGTGATCGACTGGTTTTGTGGCCTGGGCAACTTCACACTGCCGCTGGCCACGCAGGCGCGCGAAGTGTTGGGTATTGAAGGCAGCGAAACGCTGGTGGCCCGCTCGCGCGAGAACTATGCATTGAATCAGGCCGTAGCGCCCGACCATAAAGCGCTGGCAGCTACTGATTTTGTAGCGCGCAATCTGTTCGAGATGACTCCCGAGATGCTGGTGGCCGACGGGTCCGCCGACAAGTGGCTGGTGGACCCACCCCGCGAAGGTGCCTTCGCGCTGGCCAAGGCGCTGGCCGACATCGAGCAGGCACGCATCGGTGCCGAAGGCGCCGGGCCATTGCCTGAAGGGGCCGAGGGCTGGACGCCCCCAAAGCGCATTGTCTACGTGAGTTGCAACCCCGCCACGCTGGCGCGCGATGCAGGGCTGCTGGTGCATCTGGCGGGCTACCGGTGCACGGCGGCTGGCATGGTGAACATGTTCCCGCACACGGCCCACGTCGAGAGCATGGCCGTGTTTGAGCGGGAGTGA
- a CDS encoding Bax inhibitor-1/YccA family protein, with translation MNDQVTTLGHSAGYGISQQERHRVLRNTYWLLALSLIPTVLGAWIGVATGITQSLRGGLGLIVFLGGAFGFMYAIEKTKRSAAGVPVLLAFTFFMGLMLSRMIGMVLGFSNGAELIMTAFAGTAGVFLVMASVASVVKRDLSGMGKWLMVGALVLMVGAVVNVFVGSTAGMMAISMAAIGIFSAYMLYDIKQILDGGETNYISATLALYLDIFNVFQSLLALLGIMGGERD, from the coding sequence ATGAATGACCAAGTCACCACCCTGGGCCACTCTGCGGGCTATGGCATCTCGCAGCAAGAACGCCACCGGGTGCTTCGCAATACCTATTGGCTGCTGGCGCTGAGCCTGATCCCCACGGTGCTGGGCGCCTGGATTGGTGTCGCCACGGGCATCACACAGTCGCTGCGCGGCGGCCTCGGCTTGATCGTGTTCCTGGGTGGCGCGTTCGGCTTCATGTATGCCATCGAAAAAACCAAGCGCTCGGCCGCTGGCGTGCCCGTGTTGCTGGCATTCACGTTCTTCATGGGCTTGATGCTGTCGCGCATGATCGGCATGGTGCTGGGGTTCTCGAACGGCGCCGAGCTCATCATGACGGCCTTTGCCGGCACAGCGGGCGTGTTCCTGGTGATGGCCAGCGTGGCCAGCGTCGTCAAGCGCGATCTGTCGGGCATGGGCAAGTGGCTGATGGTGGGCGCACTGGTGCTCATGGTCGGTGCTGTCGTGAATGTGTTCGTGGGCTCCACTGCCGGCATGATGGCCATCTCCATGGCAGCCATCGGCATCTTCAGCGCCTACATGCTGTATGACATCAAGCAGATTCTGGACGGCGGCGAAACCAACTACATCAGCGCCACCCTGGCCCTGTACCTGGACATCTTCAACGTATTCCAGAGCCTGCTGGCCCTGCTGGGCATCATGGGCGGCGAGCGCGATTGA
- a CDS encoding GlcG/HbpS family heme-binding protein: protein MKTKHELELADVKVIAAAAEAEALKNQWAVAIAVVDDGGHLLWLQRLDGAAASASYIAPSKARTAAMGRRESKVYEDIINGGRTAFLSVPAIDGLLEGGVPIMKDGQCLGAVGVSGVKSNEDAQIARAGIAALGL from the coding sequence ATGAAGACCAAACACGAACTTGAACTGGCCGATGTCAAAGTCATTGCCGCTGCCGCAGAAGCTGAAGCCCTCAAGAACCAATGGGCCGTGGCGATTGCCGTTGTGGACGATGGCGGGCACCTGCTGTGGCTGCAGCGCCTGGATGGTGCCGCTGCCTCGGCCTCCTACATTGCCCCCTCCAAGGCCCGCACGGCAGCCATGGGCCGCCGTGAGAGCAAGGTGTATGAGGACATCATCAATGGTGGCCGCACGGCCTTCCTGAGCGTGCCAGCCATCGATGGCTTGCTTGAAGGCGGCGTGCCCATCATGAAGGACGGCCAGTGCCTGGGCGCGGTGGGCGTGAGCGGGGTGAAGTCCAACGAAGATGCGCAGATTGCACGTGCTGGCATCGCCGCATTGGGCTTGTGA
- the hemP gene encoding hemin uptake protein HemP, translated as MQATTMTSASLLRPGHAENAAAQRPIDGGTGTSPAELAVDSSALLQGQKAVSISHNGSVYRLQATKLGKLILTK; from the coding sequence ATGCAAGCCACCACCATGACCTCCGCCTCGCTTTTGCGCCCAGGCCATGCCGAAAACGCCGCCGCACAGCGCCCCATCGACGGCGGCACGGGCACCAGCCCTGCGGAACTTGCCGTGGACAGCAGCGCCCTGTTGCAAGGCCAAAAGGCCGTGTCCATCAGCCACAACGGCTCGGTGTATCGCCTGCAGGCCACCAAGCTGGGCAAACTGATCCTGACGAAATAA
- a CDS encoding ExbD/TolR family protein produces MAFGTQDESDEVMNEINMTPLVDVMLVLLIIFIITVPVMKHSVNVDLPRATNQIENIKPETVRLSVAADGKYFWNESQVTQEELYPLLQAEAAKEPQPDLHIRGDKEVRYEFVAQAMAAAQRAGVRKIGFVTEPQP; encoded by the coding sequence ATGGCCTTCGGAACCCAAGACGAATCCGATGAGGTGATGAACGAAATCAACATGACGCCCCTGGTGGATGTCATGCTGGTGCTGCTCATCATTTTCATCATCACCGTGCCGGTGATGAAACACTCGGTGAACGTGGACCTGCCGCGCGCCACCAACCAGATTGAGAACATCAAGCCCGAAACCGTGCGCCTGTCGGTGGCGGCTGATGGCAAATACTTCTGGAACGAGTCGCAGGTCACGCAAGAAGAGCTCTACCCGCTGTTGCAGGCCGAAGCCGCCAAGGAACCACAGCCCGACCTGCACATCCGCGGCGACAAGGAAGTGCGCTACGAGTTCGTGGCCCAGGCCATGGCCGCCGCCCAGCGCGCCGGAGTACGCAAAATTGGTTTTGTGACGGAGCCACAGCCCTGA
- a CDS encoding MotA/TolQ/ExbB proton channel family protein, translated as MESQFGIANVWIQGDFVTRAVAILLLGMSLASWIVILIKALDIIKFKKHARTAQDFWHSEDFAAGLTKLGTDPTNPFRHLALEGREATAHHRNTKAHLHDSLDVSDWVTRCLRNCIDEFTARLQSGLAILASVGSTAPFIGLFGTVWGIYHALLAIGTSGQSTIDKVAGPIGEALIMTALGLAVAIPAVLGYNALVRGNKSILNGLNSFAHDLHAYFVTGARVSTGEPGNVVPMKKGG; from the coding sequence ATGGAATCGCAATTCGGCATCGCCAACGTCTGGATCCAGGGTGACTTTGTCACCCGCGCCGTCGCCATCCTGCTGCTGGGCATGTCGCTGGCCTCGTGGATCGTCATCCTCATCAAGGCGCTGGACATCATCAAATTCAAAAAGCACGCCCGCACTGCGCAGGACTTCTGGCACAGCGAGGACTTTGCCGCAGGCCTGACCAAGCTGGGCACGGACCCGACCAACCCCTTCCGCCACCTGGCGCTGGAAGGCCGCGAGGCCACGGCCCACCACCGCAACACCAAGGCCCACCTGCACGACAGCCTGGACGTGAGCGACTGGGTTACCCGCTGCCTGCGCAACTGCATCGACGAATTCACCGCCCGCCTGCAGTCGGGCCTGGCCATCCTGGCCTCGGTGGGTTCCACCGCGCCTTTCATCGGGCTGTTCGGCACCGTCTGGGGCATCTACCACGCGCTGCTGGCCATCGGCACCTCGGGCCAGTCCACCATCGACAAGGTGGCCGGTCCTATTGGTGAAGCACTGATCATGACGGCGCTCGGCCTGGCCGTGGCCATTCCTGCGGTGCTGGGCTACAACGCGCTGGTGCGCGGTAACAAGTCCATCCTGAATGGCCTGAACAGCTTTGCCCATGACCTGCACGCCTATTTTGTGACCGGCGCCCGCGTCAGCACCGGCGAGCCCGGCAATGTGGTGCCCATGAAGAAAGGCGGCTGA
- a CDS encoding energy transducer TonB: protein MSYPDRFAAPRGISRNTVIVGSVIALHVGGIWALQSGLVRKAAEVIVPAELLSEFIAPPAPPKVTPPPPAPPPPPKPAPKVAPRPAPMPVAINDPVPAPNAPTGITTPQPPAPPMEAPAAPPAPAPAAPAPPAPPRIEMPSSDAAYLNNPKPSYPAISKRMGEQGKVVLRVLIGTDGLPQKVEISKSSGFDRLDRQAQEAVMRWRFVPGKRNGVPETMWNLVPVNFVLE, encoded by the coding sequence ATGTCTTACCCAGATCGTTTTGCTGCCCCAAGGGGCATCAGCCGCAATACCGTGATCGTGGGCTCTGTCATTGCACTGCATGTCGGCGGCATCTGGGCGCTGCAGTCTGGCCTGGTACGCAAGGCCGCCGAAGTGATCGTGCCGGCCGAGTTGCTCAGCGAGTTCATCGCGCCGCCGGCCCCGCCCAAGGTGACACCGCCACCGCCCGCACCGCCACCGCCGCCCAAGCCGGCGCCCAAGGTTGCGCCACGCCCGGCGCCGATGCCGGTGGCCATCAATGACCCCGTGCCCGCGCCTAACGCGCCCACAGGCATCACCACGCCACAGCCGCCTGCGCCACCGATGGAAGCCCCCGCAGCGCCCCCGGCGCCAGCGCCTGCAGCGCCCGCCCCACCGGCCCCACCGCGCATCGAGATGCCATCGAGCGATGCGGCTTACCTGAACAACCCCAAGCCCAGCTACCCCGCCATCAGCAAACGCATGGGCGAGCAGGGCAAGGTGGTGCTGCGCGTGCTGATCGGCACCGACGGTTTGCCGCAAAAGGTAGAAATCAGCAAGTCCAGCGGTTTTGACCGGCTGGACCGACAGGCGCAAGAAGCCGTCATGCGCTGGCGCTTTGTGCCCGGCAAACGCAACGGTGTGCCCGAGACCATGTGGAATCTGGTCCCTGTCAACTTCGTTCTCGAATAG
- a CDS encoding bacterioferritin-associated ferredoxin, translating into MIVCVCRRISDREIARHARAGMSFDEIQFELGVATQCGCCESCARDVVAQCSASHPVAAVHNDAAPQTIQLANSILESKSWNSSQHSRAA; encoded by the coding sequence ATGATCGTCTGTGTTTGCCGCCGGATTTCTGACCGTGAGATTGCCCGCCATGCACGCGCTGGCATGAGCTTCGACGAGATCCAGTTTGAGCTGGGCGTAGCCACCCAGTGCGGATGCTGCGAGAGCTGCGCCCGTGACGTGGTGGCGCAATGCAGTGCATCGCACCCTGTTGCTGCGGTGCACAATGATGCCGCGCCACAGACGATACAGCTTGCCAACTCCATTTTGGAAAGCAAGTCATGGAACTCCTCTCAACACTCGCGGGCAGCCTGA